agtttgaatatgagtattaccttgtattagaaatatatcttactataaataagaaagatttcttgaggttggatgatcactttacaagattgaaagtaagctagcaaacttggaagtattcttgattttatgaaactagaacttatagaatttatgaagaacacttagaacttgaagatagaacttgagagagatcaattagatgaagaaaattgaagaatgaaagtgtttgtgggtgtttttagtcgttggtatatggattagatatagaggatgtgtaattttgtttacatgtaaacaagtcatgaatgattactaatatttttgtaattttatgagatatttcatgctagttgccaatgatggttcccacatgtgttaggtgactcacatgggctgctaagagctgatcattggagtgtatattgtagtgacccgaacttttccatgtttatatatattaattgagattgatatttacatgattaaatgtctccaacatgttaagcaatcaaactttttaagacttgattaattgaaatatgtttcatatagacaattgaccacccaagttgaccggtgattcacgaacgttaaaacttgtaaaaactatatgatgacatatatatggaaatatatatatagttaacatgatactatgataagtaaacatatcattaagtatattaacaatgaactacatatgtaaaaagaagactactaaatgatttttaaacgagacatatatgtaacgattatcgttgtaaagacatttaatgtatatatatcatattaagagatattcatacatgataatatcatgataatataataatttaaaatctcatttgatattataaacattgggttaacaacatttaacaagatcgttaacctaaaggtttcaaaacaacacttacatgtaacgactaacgatgacttaacgactcagttaaaatgtatatacatgtagtgttttaatatgtatttatacacttttgaaagacttcaatacacttatcaaaatacttctacttaacaaaaatgcttacaattacatcctcgttcagtttcatcaacaattctactcgtatgcacccgtattcgtactcgtacaatacacagcttttagatgtatgtactattgatatatacactacaatgatcagctcttagcagcccatgtgagtcacctaacaaatgtgggaaccatcatttggcaactagcatgaaatatctcataaaattacaaaaatatgagtaatcattcatgacttatttacatgaaaacaaaattacatatcctttatatctaatccatacaccaacgaccaaaaacacctacaaacactttcattcttcaattttcttcatctaattgatctctctcaagttctatcttcaagttctaagtgttcttcataaattctacaagttctagttacataaaatcaagaatactttcaagtttgctagctcacttccaatcttgtaaggtgatcatccaacctcaagaaatctttgtttcttacagtaggttatcattctaaaacaaggtaataatcatattcaaactttggttcaatttctataactataacaatcttatttcaagtgatgatcttacttgaacttgttttcgtgtcatgattctgcttcaagaacttcgagccatccaaggatccgttgaagctagatccatttttctcttttcaagtaggtttatccaaggaacttaaggtagtaatgatgttcataacatcattcgattcatacatataaagctatcttattcgaaggtttaaacttgtaatcactagaacatagtttagttaattctaaacttgttcgcaaacaaaagttaatccttctaacttgacttttaaaatcaactaaacacattttatatatctatatgatatgctaacttaatgatttaaaacctggaaacacgaaaaacaccgtaaaaccggatttacgccgtcgtagtaacaccgcgggctgttttgggttagttaattaaaaactatgataaactttgatttaaaagttgttattctgagaaaatgatttttattatgaacatgaaactatatccaaaaattatggttaaactcaaagtggaagtatgttttctaaaatggtcatctagacgtcgttctttcgactgaaatgactacctttacaaaaacgacttgtaacttattttttcgactataaacctatactttttctgtttagattcataaaatagagttcaatatgaaaccatagcaatttgattcactcaaaacggatttaaaatgaagaagttatgggtaaaacaagattggataatttttctcattttagctacgtgaaaattggtaacaaatctattccaaccataacttaatcaacttgtattgtatattatgtaatcttgagataccatagacacgtatacaatgttttgacctatcatgtcgacacatctatatatatttcggaacaaccatagacactctatatgtgaatgttggagttagctatacagggttgatgttgattccaaaatatatatagtttgagttgtgatcaatactgagatacgtatacactgggtcgtggattgattcaagataatatttatcgatttatttctgtacatctaactgtggacaactagttgtaggttactaacgaggacaactgacttaataaacttaaaacatcaaaatatattaaaagtgttgtaaatatattttgaacatactttgatatatatgtatatattgttataggttcgtgaatcaaccagtggccaagtcttacttcccgacgaagtaaaaatctgtgaaagtgagttatagtcccacttttaaaatctaatatttttgggatgagaatacatgcaggttttataaatgatttacaaaatagacacaagtacgtgaaactacattctatggttgaattatcgaaatcgaatatgcccctttttattaagtctggtaatctaagaattggggaacagacaccctaattgacgcgaatcctaaagatagacctattgggcctaacaaaccccttcaaaagtaccggatgctttagtacttcgaaatttatatcatatccgaagggtgtcccggaatgatagggatattcttatatatgcatcttgttaatgtcggttaccaggtgttcaccatatgaatgatttttatctctatgtatgggatgtgtattgtaatatgaaatcttgtggtctattattatgatttgatatatataggttaaacctataactcaccaacattttttttgacgttttaagcatgtttattttcaggtgattattaagagcttccgctgtcgcatacttaaataaggacgagatttggagtccatgcttgtatgatattgtgtaaaaactgcattcaagaaacttattttgttgtaacatatttgtattgtaaaccattatgtaatggtcgtgtgtaaacaagatattttagattatcattatttgataatctacgtaaagctttttaaacctttattgatgaaataaaggttatggtttgttttaaaatgaatgcagtctttgaaaaacgtctcatatagaggtcaaaacctcgcaacgaaatcaattaatatggaacgtttgtaatcaataagaacgggacatttcatatataccaatagtacatacatctaaaagctgtgtattgtacgagtacgaatacgggtgcatacgagtagaattgttgatgaaactgaacgaggatgtaattgtaagtatttttgttaagtagaagtattttgataagtgtcttgaagtctttcaaaagtgtatgaatacatattaaaacactacatgtatatacattttaaccgagtcgttaagtcatcgttagtcgttacatgtaaatgttgatttgaaacctttaagttaacgatcttgttaaatgttgtaaacccaatgtttattatatctaatgagatgttaaattattatattatcatgatattatgatatattaatatatcttaatatgatatatatacatttaaatgtcgttacaacgataatcgttacatatatgtctcgtttcgaaatccttaagttagtagtcttgtttttacatatgtagttcattgttaatacacttaatgacatgtttacttataatttatcatgattaaacatagtgtatcaatatcataatatgattcatatgtatttagtaagacgttgttataacgataatcgttatatataccgtttcgagtttcttaattcaataaactcaattttatgtatataactcaatgttaaaatacctaatgagatacttacttatcataatatcatgttaactatatatatatatatatatatatatatatatatatatatatatatatatatatatatatatatatatatatatatatatatatatatatattcatatatatgtcatcatatagtttttacaagttttaacgttcgtgaatcaccggtcaacttgggtggtcaattgtctatcgaaacctatttcaattaatcaagtcttaacaagttcgattgtttaacatgttggaaacacttaatcatgtaaataacaatttcatttaatatatataaacatgaaaaagttcgggtcactacaggagtaGGCCTTTTTCCTTTGCACCTTTAAGAAAATCAATGCTTTCATTAACAATTAACGCACCATCAAGGATAAATCTCCCTTTAATGAATGCACTTTGCTCCGCCCCAACAAGACGAGGTATGACTTTCCGAAGTCGATTTGATAGGACTTTCGCAATAATTTTATAATAACTCCCTGTTAAACTAATAGGCCGAAAGTCACCAAGTCCGGATGGGTTGGATTTTTTCGGGACTAAAGTGACAAAGGAAGCATTGCAACCATTAGAAATTTCGCCCTTATCCCAGAACCAACCAATTGCATTAATGAGCTCACCTTTTATTTTCTCCCAATACCTTTTGTAGAACTTCATATTGAAACCGTCGGGACCGGGAGCTTTAGTACTCCCGCAATCAAATACCGCATctttaatttcactttcacaaaacGGGAGTTCAACAGCCGATGCCTCTTCCGCGGATATTCAGGGATAGATTAGATCCTCCATACTAGGTCTTTCCACATCTAACTCTTTGAAAATGCGTTTAAAATGATTAAGAGCTTCGTTTTTAATAACATCGGGTGAGTCTTGCCAAATGCCATTCGTTCTCATCCTTTATTTATAAATCGCGACTAGACTACCAAGTTCTCTAAAGATACATTCCATTTTTTTCAAGCTAAGACATTTTTAGAATCGAGGATAATAGTTGATGGTTAAAGAAAATGTATAAACACCTAACATATCACCTTTCAACCAACTAAACATTAAACAACGTCGAATACGATGAATGCAACTAAAATCAATCAGTACAAATAAATCAAACTGCACCCAGCATAAAATAGACACTAGTTTGGATAAATGCAACTAAATTTGGGCCTGATGAGTAATGAGGTTAGTAATTTTATTCAGATACATAAGTACATATAGTACTTAAGATAAGATTGTTTCAATCTTAATTATGTAGGGGTAAAAATGAAAATTAATCCACTTGCCAAACCCTCTCTCTTTCAACCCCCCCTCAAAAATATCGCCCTACCGCCCTCTTCACTTGATATCATACTCAACTTTGCATTTGTTTTGCTAACAAAATTTTCCTTTGCAGACGctttaaaccctaaaaccctaacaaCTTTTATCACAGATCCAAGGTCAGAACAACTTCCCCTAACCTAACAAATCAATCGAATTTCATATTCATCTATACATCTAATATCTATATTTGGATCTAATTTTAATTCGTGAAACCCTAATTTTGGATTTGTGTTTGAAATTCAATTAGATATGGGCGAAACAGAGATGAAGGATAATGATGCCTATGAGGAGGAGCTTCTCGATTACGAGGAAGAAGACGAGAAGGCCCCTGATTCTTCTGTTAAAGTCAACGGAGAATCCGTTAAAAAGTTAGTTATTTTAATTCATATGTATACATACATAGAACTGCATGTATGTATATGCAATAATACGGCTATAATATAGTTCCCGCATATATCATAAGTCGGTGATTTGTTATGTTTTGTATATCCTGGATCTGGACTTATTAAACGAGATTTATCTAAagtttcaatatttttttttttttttttttttttttttttttttttttttttgcatcatACTTGTTTCTGATAAAGGAAGATTGTTTTTGTGTTTAATTATTGTAAAGTTACAGACTTTAATGTTTTCGAGTGAGTGAATAAGGCTTTATGATTGTTTGCACTAGAGATTTGATTATATTTAGTGATTATATTTAAGGAATAAGGCTTtatgattgtttttttttttttttttgcatcatACATGTTTCTGATAAAGGAAGACTGTTTTTGTGTTTAATTATCTTAAAGTTACAGACTTTAATGTTCTTGAGTGAGTGAATAAAGCTTTATGATTGTTTACactagagatttgattagatttagTGATTATATATAAGGTATATACCTTATTATAATCTAGGTGCGAGGTTACTGTTTTTGACTTTTATGTGTTGCTGTAGTAGGAATAACCAAGTTTTTGTGTAGGTTTTAAAAAGAAAGTTATTTATGGCTAGACATTTAATGGCAAATTTGTCCTTGTCTATGGGCATTGATGTGTTGTTTATGAAGGAAATAAAGTTAGTTTATTGTTGAAGAAATAGTTGTTAGCCTCAGGCTACATGTTGTGCTATGACTCCAGCTATTTGAATCGTGTTACTTATTTTCTTACTGCATATGTGACTGCAGTATTGCATGCTTTTTGAAATGTTTATGGTCCTAAATTATTAAATCTTTTCACTTTTGGCTGATTCGCTTTGCATATTTACTGTAGGGGCTATGTAGGAATTCACAGTTCCGGGTTCAGAGATTTTCTTTTGAAGCCAGAGCTACTTCGGGCTATTGTGGATTCAGGATTTGAACATCCCTCTGAAGGCAAGCTTATTCTTAACTGTTGAAAAGACAGTACTTGTCTGATAtcattttgtgtgtgtgtgtgtaagatTGATAAGTTTGCTCTGCAAGGCACCATGATACTTCATGTACTTGCAATTTTTGAGCTTGTCACTGCTTatattatattcattgatgatatacATTCAACACTTCATTTCATAAATCCCATTGTGTTATACAATATGATTGATAATTTTCAGTGTTTCTTTGCAGGTAAATAACAACTTTCACTCATGTCATTTGGAGAACTGGTCAGATTTGGTATTTTTTTAATAGAAGATTGCTTAGCTCCAATTTATTTGGTTCTTCATCAGTGCAACATGAGTGCATTCCTCAAGCTATTTTGGGAATGGATGTCATTTGTCAAGCGAAATCTGGTATGGGAAAAACTGCCGTGTTTGTCCTCTCAACACTGCAACAAATTGAGCCTGTTGCTGGTCAAGTAGCAGCCCTTGTTTTGTGTCACACAAGAGAATTGGCTTATCAGGTAAAGTATTATATTCACTACTCGTAAATTTCATACATGTCAATCAATATTATCTTTTCCATTTTATATTTACGGCGGGCTGTTTACTTTCTTTACTTCACAGATCTGTCACGAGTTTGAAAGATTCAGCACGTATCTAACCGACCTCAAGGTTGCTGTCTTCTATGGTGGTGTTAACATCAAAATTCACAAGGagcttttaaaaaacgaatgcccGCACATTGTTGTCGGAACACCAGGAAGGATTCTTGCACTTGCTAGAGACAAAGACCTTGCATTAAAGAGTGTTAGACATTTTATACTCGATGAGTGTGACAAGATGCTCGAGTCACTTGGTATGCTTTGGTGTCTCTACGTGTATCGTATATATCGATTTCAAATCTTGCATAAAGATTAACTAATTATTTTATTACTCTCAGATATGAGGAGAGATGTGCAAGAAATTTTCAAGATGACTCCTCACGATAAACAAGTAATGATGTTCTCAGCAACGTTGAGCAAGGAGATTCGTCCTGTCTGCAAAAAATTCATGCAAGATGTAATTTCTCGTGGCCAGCTCTACTTGAATTATGAAGTCATCATTTTCATTTTAACTGAGGGTTGGGAAACAAACAAGAGTTCAGAGGGTTGAAAAGTTGACGGGTTCAATTGGTTACAAAAAGCTCAAATCACTTTCTTTCCTTATCTCTCCCTTGTATATTTATAGCTTACGAAGTCTTTTAGGCCAGTAGTTGTGGTCTTCATTAGGATTTATTTTGTGTTACATATCAACATATGTCATAGTAGATAGTAGATAGCTATGATCATGTACCAACATGGTCGGTCTGATTTGAAAGCGTCTGCAAAGGATATCAGTCAGATGGACCAGAATGTTGATCCGGAGGATGTTCATCTATCGTACTGGATTCACCGTTCACGTTACCCTCCGAAGATTCCTAATATGCTTTACTATGATATTTGTTTCTTTCAGCCAATGGAAATTTATGTGGATGATGAAGCCAAGTTGACCCTACATGGTCTTGTACAGGTACGAGCTTGTACTTCAAGTTTTTTGTTTTCCTTTCATGTAAGTGGCATGGCGGGTGAGTTGGTGGGGTTGGGTGAAAACGGGTTGTGTTAGGTTGAATCCTTTTTCTGTTTTCTATAAGGTTACTTTTTATAATTAAACGAAGCCATTAATAATGTTTATGAAATATTATATCTAATCTATCTATTGGTCGTTCTCTTTATCTATTTTTTTTGCGTTTTTTAGTTATTATTTCAGAATATAATTTGACCAGTTGAGATAAATTGGTCGTATTGTTCTCTATATTCCTTTAAATCATGTTGTCCTTTGTATAAAAACTGATAATTGCAGCACTACATCAAATTGAGCGAGCTGGAGAAGAACCGTAAGCTGAATGATTTGCTTGATGCATTAGATTTCAATCAAGTTGTGATATTCGTCAAAAGTGTAAGCAGAGCAGCTGAGCTCAACAAATTGCTTGTGGAGTGCAACTTTCCATCAATCTGCATCCACTCTGGCATGACTCAGGAAGAAAGGTGTGCTTCAGCTTTTTGAACTTacatgaatattataattattaatttgtaTCTGATTCAGAATGTATAGACTTCTAATATCTGGCTGTGACTTTTTTGTTTTATTACGGTCTTCATTATATGGTTATAACAACAGGTGGTAAATAGGGCAGGGTCAAATATTTTAACTTGCGGTACCAGCGGGTTGGCTCAAAAAACTTCTATATATCTGTATATTACATTGCAAGTTTTACAGTCAAATATGATCATGAATATTTCATAGTTTTGGCTAAGAATGATTCAACTGGTTTATGCTGAAAAGTACAATCTGGGATAGTTTGATGTGTACGGCATCTGTTCTACCCATTCGACGgggtttcgtttaaacaaatattGTTTAAGTTACTCATTTGAGCGAATTAGTTTAGGGATAAAGcatcatcttttttttttatatgagTATGGTGTATGTTGTTTTATATTAGTGATATGTTGATTGTTTTGGGCTTATCATTCTGAATTTGCAGGCTGACACGCTATAAAGGTTTCAAGGAAGGGCACAAGAGAATCTTGGTGGCAACAGATTTAGTTGGTAGGGGTATCGACATTGAACGTGTAAACATCGTCATCAACTATGATATGCCAGATTCTGCTGACACCTATCTCCACCGAGTAATTTATCTCTTAATTTCATCCATTTACCGTGTCTTATTGATCAAAATTTCTGAAGTGTGTGTTTGTAACTTGACAGGTTGGTAGAGCTGGTAGGTTTGGAACTAAAGGCCTTGCAATCACATTTGTGTCTTCTGCAGGCGACTCGGATGTTCTTAACCAGGTATGTAGCTATCTATAAAATATACTTTATGTTGATAAAAATATCGGTGTTGGCTGGGAATCAAGTaggttgcatttgagtcatttgaATTGTTTCAGTAGGTATTTGTTTCTACGTTTGTTTTTTTTACCCGATGATAATAACACATCACCTACGTTTCCACATGATTATTTTtgaagtggcacatttcttttggTTAGTGTTGTTGATCGTGCTCTGCTTTGGCTGTTTTAGGTTCAAGAGAGATTCGAGGTCGATATTAAAGAGCTTCCTGAGCAGATTGATACCTCAACTTATAGTAAGTTCTTTATTATTAGTTGCACACTCATTTGATGTTTTAACTGCTGTGCTCGTATCCAATTATATCACAATTATTGGTCGCTTAATGGGTGGGCTGGCTGACAAATAAGGGACATGGCGAAACATGCTGGGGTTGGCTAGCAAACATTTTGTGCTAAAAAACTGTATATGGATTAGTAAATTGAAAGATTCAAACTGCTCATTCAAATTGACATAAGCTGATTACTCTTTTTTGGATGTTCAACTTGCAGTGCCTTCTTAGGACTTGACCCCAATCAGAACTCAAGCTTTTAGCTGGTAACAACCATGGTTATTGTGCGATGTTCACCTTTAAACAATCTAAACATTGTTAAACCTACAGTATCACGAGACGATCCGCTCTTCAATACTTATCTGTTTtgtaacatttataaatttgctttTCAGACTTCTAGGAGTGGAGTTGAGTGTCTTTTATGGTGTTAAAATAGCCAAGTCAACTGGAATGCAACTTTTAACTCGTTATGTACGAGTTAGAGTAGCATTTTAGCCCTTTAAATTGGATTCTATCCAGTTGGATAATCTTAGTTTTTTCATAATTAGACGCCTAGATTACATTATCCAAGTGCATTGCTTTATAAAAAAGTTGTGCCCACTATTCCTAGATAATTTGTTGCCCACTTCATTAAATGATTAGACCACTCGCTCTCGCCCTTGGGTATCTCATGTAGGGATAGCAAAAGTACTCGTACCTGATGGAGAAACTCGAAACTTGACATTATTTGCCCGGGTCTAGGGCCGGCCGGGTATGAGGATGGTTTTAAAAATTATTCTGGGTTCGGGGTCCGGTTTTGTATGCAAAACCATTTACTTGCTCGTATACTCAATCCGTATCCCGTTTACCGGCTATGAGGGATTTTAACAAATTTTAGTATTAAATTATTGTGTACGAAACCTAATTATATTGCGTGGTTCATTTGTTTACTTATAATTGATGACGCTTAGT
This window of the Rutidosis leptorrhynchoides isolate AG116_Rl617_1_P2 chromosome 7, CSIRO_AGI_Rlap_v1, whole genome shotgun sequence genome carries:
- the LOC139858579 gene encoding DEAD-box ATP-dependent RNA helicase 15 isoform X1, whose amino-acid sequence is MGETEMKDNDAYEEELLDYEEEDEKAPDSSVKVNGESVKKGYVGIHSSGFRDFLLKPELLRAIVDSGFEHPSEVQHECIPQAILGMDVICQAKSGMGKTAVFVLSTLQQIEPVAGQVAALVLCHTRELAYQICHEFERFSTYLTDLKVAVFYGGVNIKIHKELLKNECPHIVVGTPGRILALARDKDLALKSVRHFILDECDKMLESLDMRRDVQEIFKMTPHDKQVMMFSATLSKEIRPVCKKFMQDPMEIYVDDEAKLTLHGLVQHYIKLSELEKNRKLNDLLDALDFNQVVIFVKSVSRAAELNKLLVECNFPSICIHSGMTQEERLTRYKGFKEGHKRILVATDLVGRGIDIERVNIVINYDMPDSADTYLHRVGRAGRFGTKGLAITFVSSAGDSDVLNQVQERFEVDIKELPEQIDTSTYMPS
- the LOC139858579 gene encoding DEAD-box ATP-dependent RNA helicase 15 isoform X2, coding for MDVICQAKSGMGKTAVFVLSTLQQIEPVAGQVAALVLCHTRELAYQICHEFERFSTYLTDLKVAVFYGGVNIKIHKELLKNECPHIVVGTPGRILALARDKDLALKSVRHFILDECDKMLESLDMRRDVQEIFKMTPHDKQVMMFSATLSKEIRPVCKKFMQDPMEIYVDDEAKLTLHGLVQHYIKLSELEKNRKLNDLLDALDFNQVVIFVKSVSRAAELNKLLVECNFPSICIHSGMTQEERLTRYKGFKEGHKRILVATDLVGRGIDIERVNIVINYDMPDSADTYLHRVGRAGRFGTKGLAITFVSSAGDSDVLNQVQERFEVDIKELPEQIDTSTYMPS